In one Neobacillus sp. CF12 genomic region, the following are encoded:
- a CDS encoding thioredoxin family protein — protein sequence MDLNSWFEKGLTKDEYIGLMKVNKEGMAAIYDRFELKEEDKKKLEATQSKKLRVIVLTEDWCGDAKLNNPVLLRLAEAANMEVRFVLRDQNLELMDQYLTNGTSRAIPIFIFIDQEGNEVGVWGPRAPEMQNLVEKGRAELPDKDAPDFQEKQMDFYKSLGKIYENDSSIWQTVANSIMPAFL from the coding sequence GTGGATTTAAATTCTTGGTTTGAAAAGGGACTAACAAAAGATGAATACATAGGCTTAATGAAGGTCAATAAAGAAGGCATGGCTGCCATTTATGATCGCTTTGAGTTGAAAGAAGAGGATAAGAAGAAACTTGAAGCAACCCAGTCGAAAAAGTTACGAGTTATTGTTTTAACAGAAGATTGGTGCGGTGATGCCAAACTTAATAATCCAGTATTGCTTAGATTAGCAGAAGCAGCCAATATGGAGGTTCGTTTTGTACTGAGGGATCAAAACCTGGAACTTATGGACCAATATTTAACGAATGGTACTTCTAGAGCAATTCCTATTTTTATTTTCATTGATCAGGAAGGAAATGAAGTTGGAGTATGGGGTCCACGTGCACCTGAAATGCAAAACCTTGTAGAAAAAGGCCGTGCTGAACTTCCAGATAAAGATGCTCCAGACTTTCAAGAGAAGCAAATGGATTTTTACAAGAGTCTCGGAAAAATCTATGAAAATGATTCATCCATTTGGCAAACTGTTGCAAACAGTATTATGCCTGCCTTTTTATAA
- a CDS encoding class I SAM-dependent methyltransferase — MEQIDFGQVAKSYAKAREDIPANLMDSLYFRGVFFDGKKVVDIGCGTGALTRKIAMRKADVIGVDISKELLQHAKALNGSKNHKIPYVQGTSEDTGLQDSQFDMVTVMRAWHWFDREKTIQEIKRILKEKGTLIVIDSGFHVGPSVVEKTFQVLSHYVSGGLKPAGSKANSKQRINGFPVEWFDEWQKNGFELRDFYKINYNLTFTKETWIERVESISWLAALEGSVREKALQDLTDSLPDQETFVIPHECNVSILSL; from the coding sequence ATGGAACAGATTGATTTTGGTCAAGTTGCTAAAAGTTATGCGAAGGCAAGAGAAGATATTCCTGCAAATTTAATGGATAGCCTGTACTTCCGAGGTGTTTTTTTTGATGGGAAAAAAGTTGTAGATATTGGTTGTGGAACAGGTGCATTAACTAGGAAGATAGCAATGAGAAAAGCAGATGTTATCGGAGTAGATATATCAAAAGAATTACTCCAACATGCAAAAGCATTAAACGGGTCAAAAAACCATAAAATTCCTTATGTTCAAGGTACATCTGAAGATACTGGTTTGCAAGATTCTCAGTTTGATATGGTAACAGTAATGCGTGCCTGGCACTGGTTTGACCGTGAGAAAACCATTCAAGAGATAAAACGAATCTTAAAGGAAAAAGGGACATTGATAGTCATTGATTCAGGATTCCATGTAGGTCCTTCGGTGGTTGAGAAGACATTTCAAGTTTTATCACACTACGTTAGTGGCGGTCTAAAACCGGCAGGATCTAAGGCGAATTCCAAACAAAGAATTAATGGATTTCCAGTCGAGTGGTTCGATGAATGGCAGAAGAATGGCTTTGAGTTAAGGGATTTCTATAAGATTAACTATAACCTCACTTTTACTAAGGAGACATGGATAGAGAGAGTTGAATCTATCTCCTGGCTTGCAGCACTAGAAGGAAGTGTTAGGGAAAAAGCACTTCAGGATTTAACTGATTCCTTACCTGACCAAGAAACATTCGTCATTCCACACGAATGTAATGTGAGTATATTAAGTCTCTAA
- the gatB gene encoding Asp-tRNA(Asn)/Glu-tRNA(Gln) amidotransferase subunit GatB encodes MEFETVIGLEVHVELKTDSKIFSASPNHFGAEPNTNTSVIDLGYPGVLPVLNKKAVEYGMKAAMALNCQVAAHTKFDRKNYFYPDNPKAYQISQFDKPIGEHGWIEIEVNGYTKRIGITRIHLEEDAGKLSHGNGYSLVDYNRQGTPLVEIVSEPDIRTPDEAYAYLEKLKSIIQYTGVSDCKMEEGSLRCDANISIRPIGQEEFGTKTELKNLNSFNFVRKGLEFEEKRQREVVSNGGVIDQETRRFDEATGATLLMRVKEGSDDYRYFPEPDLLDIYIDEEWKARIAAELPELPDLRQKRYIEELGLPVYDAKVLTVTKEMADFFEGTVAAGAEAKLASNWIMGDVSAYMNAEGKELHQIALTPENLASMIKLIENGTISSKIAKTVFKELIENGGDAQAIVKEKGLVQISDEGTLLKIISEVLDANPQSIEDFKNGKNKAVGFLVGQLMKATKGQANPQLVNQLLNQELSKR; translated from the coding sequence ATGGAATTTGAAACGGTGATTGGTCTTGAAGTACATGTGGAGTTAAAAACGGATTCGAAAATCTTTTCGGCCAGTCCAAATCATTTTGGTGCTGAGCCAAATACAAATACAAGTGTTATTGACTTAGGCTATCCAGGAGTGTTACCGGTCCTGAATAAAAAAGCTGTGGAATATGGAATGAAGGCTGCGATGGCCTTGAATTGCCAGGTAGCTGCTCATACGAAATTTGACCGGAAAAACTATTTTTATCCAGATAATCCGAAGGCCTATCAGATTTCCCAATTTGATAAGCCGATTGGGGAGCATGGTTGGATTGAGATTGAAGTAAATGGTTACACAAAGCGGATTGGGATTACGAGGATCCATTTAGAAGAAGATGCAGGAAAACTCAGCCATGGAAATGGTTATTCACTAGTGGATTATAACCGTCAGGGCACTCCGCTTGTGGAAATCGTTTCTGAGCCAGATATCCGTACACCAGATGAAGCCTATGCTTATCTTGAAAAATTAAAATCGATTATCCAGTATACAGGAGTATCTGATTGTAAGATGGAAGAAGGCTCACTTCGCTGTGATGCCAACATTTCCATTCGTCCTATTGGACAAGAAGAATTTGGAACGAAAACAGAATTAAAGAACTTAAACTCTTTTAACTTTGTACGAAAAGGTCTGGAATTTGAAGAGAAAAGACAGCGTGAAGTGGTCTCTAATGGCGGGGTAATTGATCAAGAAACCCGTCGTTTTGATGAAGCTACAGGTGCAACCCTGCTCATGCGTGTAAAAGAAGGTTCTGATGATTATCGTTACTTCCCAGAACCAGACTTACTAGATATCTATATTGATGAGGAATGGAAAGCCCGAATTGCTGCTGAACTTCCTGAACTTCCAGATCTGCGCCAAAAACGGTATATAGAAGAATTAGGACTACCTGTTTATGATGCAAAGGTATTAACGGTAACGAAGGAAATGGCAGATTTCTTTGAAGGTACCGTTGCAGCAGGTGCAGAGGCGAAATTGGCCTCGAACTGGATCATGGGAGATGTGTCAGCATACATGAATGCTGAGGGGAAAGAACTTCACCAAATCGCTTTAACTCCTGAGAACTTAGCCAGTATGATTAAACTAATCGAGAACGGAACTATTTCTTCAAAAATTGCTAAGACTGTTTTTAAAGAACTGATCGAAAACGGCGGAGATGCCCAAGCAATCGTTAAAGAAAAAGGTCTTGTTCAAATTTCCGATGAAGGGACACTCCTTAAGATTATTTCTGAGGTACTCGATGCTAATCCACAATCGATAGAGGACTTTAAAAATGGTAAGAATAAGGCAGTCGGTTTCCTTGTTGGACAGCTAATGAAAGCAACAAAGGGGCAGGCTAACCCACAATTAGTAAACCAATTATTGAATCAGGAATTAAGCAAACGATAA
- the putP gene encoding sodium/proline symporter PutP encodes MSNETLQLVSIGIYLAMMLFIGWYSYRKTSNLTDYMLGGRSLGPAVTALSAGAADMSGWLLMGLPGGIYVTGLADAWIAIGLTIGAYLNWLLVAPRLRSYTQVANDSITIPSYLENRFKDNTKLLRIVSGIVILIFFTFYVSSGLVSGAVFFESSFGTSYLTGLLIVGGVTIAYTLFGGFLAVSYTDFIQGLMMLIALLLVPAIGIFTVGGPAETFDTIRAIDPTYLDFFKGTTTLGIISAMAWGLGYFGQPHIIVRFMAITTVKEIKSVRRIGMGWMIFSLIGTIFTGFIGIAFFHNNPQHVLENPEAVFIELSQILFHPLFAGFALAAILAAIMSTISSQLIVTSSALVEDLYKVVMNKNASDKHLVFLGRMAVLLVSVVAAILALDENNTILDLVAYAWAGFGAAFGPIILLSLFWRKMTHWGALFGMIIGAITVIVWKNVGLGDTLYEIVPGFVFNLIIAVIVSLITYKKNENIEKEFDESKRLLKQE; translated from the coding sequence ATGTCCAATGAAACACTTCAACTAGTATCAATTGGAATCTATCTTGCGATGATGCTTTTTATCGGTTGGTATTCCTATCGAAAAACTAGCAATCTAACGGATTACATGCTTGGGGGAAGGTCGTTAGGTCCTGCTGTAACTGCTTTAAGTGCAGGGGCAGCAGATATGAGCGGTTGGTTGTTAATGGGCTTACCTGGTGGAATTTATGTAACCGGATTAGCGGATGCATGGATTGCCATTGGTTTAACAATTGGTGCTTATCTCAACTGGCTTTTGGTTGCACCACGCCTGCGTTCGTATACGCAGGTTGCCAACGATTCGATTACGATTCCAAGTTACTTAGAAAACCGTTTTAAAGATAACACCAAACTCTTAAGGATTGTATCTGGTATCGTTATTCTTATTTTCTTTACTTTCTATGTTTCCTCAGGGTTGGTATCAGGTGCTGTCTTCTTCGAGAGTTCTTTTGGGACAAGCTACCTTACAGGACTTCTAATCGTTGGTGGAGTTACGATTGCCTACACATTATTTGGCGGGTTCCTTGCTGTAAGTTATACAGACTTCATCCAGGGGTTAATGATGCTGATTGCCCTCCTTCTTGTTCCGGCAATTGGAATTTTCACTGTAGGCGGACCTGCCGAAACGTTTGATACGATTCGTGCTATAGATCCTACCTACCTTGATTTCTTTAAAGGTACAACAACTTTAGGAATTATTTCTGCAATGGCTTGGGGACTTGGTTATTTTGGCCAGCCGCATATTATTGTCCGTTTTATGGCCATCACTACTGTAAAAGAAATAAAAAGTGTCCGCCGCATTGGAATGGGCTGGATGATTTTTTCACTTATTGGCACGATCTTTACCGGATTTATTGGAATTGCCTTTTTCCATAACAATCCCCAACATGTATTAGAGAACCCAGAAGCCGTATTTATTGAACTAAGTCAGATTTTATTTCATCCTTTATTTGCAGGCTTTGCATTGGCGGCCATACTTGCTGCTATTATGAGTACTATTTCATCACAGTTAATCGTTACATCCAGTGCTTTGGTTGAAGATTTATACAAAGTAGTTATGAACAAAAACGCATCAGATAAACATCTCGTCTTCTTAGGGCGAATGGCAGTACTTCTTGTTTCTGTTGTAGCAGCCATCCTTGCTCTCGATGAAAATAACACAATCCTAGATTTAGTTGCTTATGCATGGGCAGGTTTCGGCGCAGCATTCGGGCCAATTATTCTTCTAAGTTTATTCTGGAGAAAGATGACCCATTGGGGAGCCTTATTCGGAATGATCATCGGTGCAATAACCGTAATCGTCTGGAAGAATGTGGGCCTAGGAGACACCCTTTATGAAATCGTTCCAGGCTTTGTGTTTAACTTAATCATTGCTGTCATCGTAAGCTTAATCACTTATAAGAAAAATGAAAACATCGAAAAAGAGTTTGACGAAAGTAAACGTTTATTAAAACAAGAATAA
- the plsY gene encoding glycerol-3-phosphate 1-O-acyltransferase PlsY has product MLWLLLLSSYLIGSIPTALIVGKLVFGVDIRDHGSKNPGATNTLRVLGKGSAIIVVLVDIGKGAVAASLPLYFNLDVEPLYFGLMAVIGHCYPIFAGFRGGKAIATTAGTLAVASFPMALIAFASFFLVIFLSKYVFLGSISVGLSLLIYSYFSSEIEFELIFLFFTLFLIYLHRSNIRNIILGIEPKINDKNLINDRIPPKNGNLKM; this is encoded by the coding sequence ATGCTCTGGTTGTTGCTCCTATCCTCCTATTTAATTGGAAGTATTCCTACTGCGCTGATTGTGGGCAAGCTGGTCTTTGGGGTTGATATTCGTGACCATGGCAGTAAAAATCCTGGAGCCACGAATACATTAAGGGTTCTTGGCAAAGGATCCGCCATCATCGTTGTTCTCGTCGATATAGGTAAAGGAGCGGTCGCTGCTTCCCTTCCGTTATACTTCAACCTTGATGTCGAACCGCTTTACTTTGGTTTAATGGCAGTCATAGGACATTGTTATCCTATTTTTGCCGGTTTCCGCGGGGGTAAAGCAATTGCTACCACTGCTGGTACCTTAGCAGTAGCAAGTTTCCCCATGGCCTTGATTGCTTTTGCATCGTTCTTTCTGGTGATTTTTTTATCAAAGTATGTATTCTTGGGCTCTATCTCAGTTGGTCTTAGCTTGTTGATTTACTCTTATTTTTCTTCTGAAATTGAATTTGAACTTATATTTTTATTTTTTACTTTATTTTTAATTTATCTTCACCGCTCAAATATTCGTAATATTATATTAGGCATTGAACCAAAAATAAACGATAAGAATCTAATTAACGACCGCATTCCTCCAAAAAATGGCAACTTAAAAATGTAA
- a CDS encoding sigma-70 family RNA polymerase sigma factor, translated as MIDGSDHAFRLLVEKYRNDVFRTVFAVLRDQKEAEDAAQEVFMKIYSSLSRYENQGFKTWMTRIAVNHAIDIKRKQARRKEEVVEALEQQAFGTPKDGVEKELIVNERQRLVRKRLDELPENYRDVIYGFYIAEKSYQQMAEEQNVQVKTIETKLYRARVWMKKNWKEDDF; from the coding sequence GTGATAGACGGCAGTGATCATGCCTTTCGCCTTTTGGTTGAGAAGTACCGCAATGATGTGTTCCGGACTGTCTTTGCTGTGCTGCGCGATCAAAAGGAAGCAGAAGATGCCGCTCAGGAAGTGTTTATGAAAATATATAGCTCTCTCTCCCGATATGAAAATCAAGGATTTAAGACCTGGATGACAAGAATAGCCGTAAATCATGCAATCGATATAAAGAGAAAGCAAGCACGAAGGAAAGAAGAAGTAGTGGAGGCGTTGGAGCAACAGGCTTTTGGCACTCCAAAGGATGGTGTAGAGAAAGAACTAATCGTTAATGAAAGGCAAAGGCTCGTGAGAAAAAGGCTTGATGAGCTGCCTGAGAATTATCGGGATGTTATATACGGTTTTTATATAGCGGAAAAAAGTTATCAGCAAATGGCCGAGGAACAAAATGTACAGGTGAAAACCATTGAAACAAAGCTATATCGGGCACGGGTTTGGATGAAAAAGAATTGGAAGGAGGATGATTTTTGA